A window of Rhinolophus ferrumequinum isolate MPI-CBG mRhiFer1 chromosome X, mRhiFer1_v1.p, whole genome shotgun sequence contains these coding sequences:
- the LAS1L gene encoding ribosomal biogenesis protein LAS1L isoform X5 — MDETGGLGTDELRLLYGMALVRFVNLISERKTKSVKLPLKFLAQEVNIPDWIVELRHELTHKKMPHINDCRRGCYFVLGWLQQTYWSRQLENSLRETWELEEDKEETDEDDQEEEKKVVDDVTEQRSEPKDEGKGAELDVRADGDSKENREVDEHLEKAQRHKELYERTRELLVSYEEEQFKVLEKFRHLPQAIKAWNNLSPPVECILAELKGITWENREAVLDAFLDDGFLIPTFEQLAALQIEYEDGQTEVQRGEGTDPESHKNMDFSDIVVPKPFSQFWQPLLRGLHSQTFTQALLERMLSELPALGSSGVRPTYILRWTVELIVANTKTGRNARRFSADQWEARKNWRLFNCSASLDWPQVVESCLGSPCWASPQLLQLIFKAMGQLLPDEDQEKLLGICSIYTQNGKNNLVQEGSEASPIGKSAYTLDSLYGNLKPAGFCSGPEGEAQPQKEQGSLNNVKENEEEVKEVMEDHVEEEEEEGEEENDDPEKWGEDDDADDDDDDDDDDDYEEDEENDEGRMDVEPFSVEVESPTAENARLLAQKRGALQGSAWQVSSEDVRWEIFPLGQIPGQTEDPAELMLENYDTMYLLDQPVLEQRLEPPTCKTGTLGLSCGTRNGNCNGNCSGNCSSCSNDSSNLEGLLWSQGQLHRLKSGLQLF, encoded by the exons GTTTGTGAATCTTATCTCGGAGAGGAAGACAAAGTCTGTCAAGCTTCCCCTCAAGTTTCTGGCTCAGGAG GTGAACATTCCAGATTGGATTGTTGAACTTCGCCATGAGTTGACCCACAAGAAAATGCCCCACATAAATGACTGCCGCAGAG GCTGCTATTTTGTGCTGGGTTGGCTCCAGCAAACCTACTGGAGCCGCCAGCTGGAGAACAGTCTGAGAGAGACCTGGGAGTTGGAGGAGGACAAGGAAGAGACAGATGAAGATGaccaagaggaagaaaagaaagttgtTGATGACGTCACAGAACAGAGATCGGAGCCTAAGGATGAGGGGAAGGGTGCAGAGCTGGATGTCAGGGCTGATGGagacagcaaagaaaacagagaggtTGACGAGCATTTGGAAAAGGCTCAGAGACATAAAGAGCTATATG aaagaaCCCGAGAACTGCTGGTCTCATACGAAGAGGAGCAGTTTAAG GTGCTGGAGAAATTTAGGCATTTACCTCAGGCCATTAAGGCATGGAATAACCTGTCCCCACCTGTAGAATGCATCCTGGCAGAGCTCAAGGGCATTACATGGGAGAACAG GGAAGCTGTGCTGGATGCTTTTCTGGATGATGGCTTTCTCATCCCCACGTTTGAGCAGTTGGCAGCTTTGCAGATAGAGTATGAAG ATGGAcagactgaggtccagagaggggaaggtACTGACCCAGAGTCACACA AAAACATGGACTTCAGTGACATCGTGGTGCCAAAGCCATTCTCTCAATTCTGGCAGCCCCTGCTCAGGGGCCTGCACTCCCAGACCTTCACGCAGGCCCTGTTAGAGAGGATGCTCTCCGAGCTGCCAGCCTTGGGGAGCAGTGGGGTTCGGCCTACCTACATCCTCAGATGGACCGTTGAACTGATCGTGGCTAACACCAAGACTG gaCGGAATGCCCGCCGATTTTCTGCAGACCAGTGGGAAGCGAGAAAGAACTGGAGGCTATTCAACTGCTCTGCCTCCCTTGACTGGCCCCAGGTGGTTGAGTCCTGCTTGGGCTCACCTTGCTGGGCCAGCCCCCAACTCCTTCAGCT CATCTTCAAAGCCATGGGGCAGCTCCTGCCAGATGAGGACCAGGAGAAACTTCTGGGCATCTGTTCCATTTATACCCAGAATGGAAAAAACAATCTGGTGCAGGAGGGCTCAGAGGCCTCCCCCATTGGGAAGTCTGCATACACCTTGGACAGCCTGTATGGGAACCTCAAACCGGCTGGCTTCTGCTCTGGGCCTGAAGGAGAAGCCCAGCCACAGAAGGAGCAGGGCAGCCTTAATAATGTCAAGGAAAATGAGGAGGAGGTGAAAGAGGTCATGGAAGACCatgtggaagaggaggaagaagagggagaagaggaaaatgatgACCCGGAGAAGTGGGGGGAGGATGATGAtgcagatgatgatgatgacgatgacgatgatgatgattatGAAGAAGACGAAGAAAATGATGAAGGCAGAATGGATGTGGAGCCTTTCTCTGTGGAAGTGGAGTCCCCCACTGCCGAGAATGCTAGGCTCCTGGCCCAGAAAAGAGGAGCTTTGCAGGGCTCTGCATGGCAAGTTAGTTCGG AAGATGTGCGGTGGGAGATCTTCCCCTTAGGCCAAATACCAGGTCAGACCGAGGACCCAGCAGAGCTTATGCTGGAAAATTATGACACCATGTATCTGTTGGACCAGCCTGTGCTAGAGCAGCGGCTGGAACCCCCAACATGCAAGACGGG CACCCTGGGCCTGAGCTGTGGCACTCGCAATGGCAACTGCAATGGCAACTGCAGTGGCAActgcagcagctgcagcaacGACAGCAGCAACTTGGAGGGCCTTCTCTGGAGCCAGGGTCAGCTGCACAGGCTCAAAAGTGGCCTGCAGCTCTTCTGA